The genomic segment NNNNNNNNNNNNNNNNNNNNNNNNNNNNNNNNNNNNNNNNNNNNNNNNNNNNNNNNNNNNNNNNNNNNNNNNNNNNNNNNNNNNNNNNNNNNNNNNNNNNNNNNNNNNNNNNNNNNNNNNNNNNNNNNNNNNNNNNNNNNNNNNNNNNNNNNNNNNNNNNNNNNNNNNNNNNNNNNNNNNNNNNNNNNNNNNNNNNNNNNNNNNNNNNNNNNNNNNNNNNNNNNNNNNNNNNNNNNNNNNNNNNNNNNNNNNNNNNNNNNNNNNNNNNNNNNNNNNNNNNNNNNNNNNNNNNNNNNNNNNNNNNNNNNNNNNNNNNNNNNNNNNNNNNNNNNNNNNNNNNNNNNNNNNNNNNNNNNNNNNNNNNNNNNNNNNNNNNNNNNNNNNNNNNNNNNNNNNNNNNNNNNNNNNNNNNNNNNNNNNNNNNNNNNNNNNNNNNNNNNNNNNNNNNNNNNNNNNNNNNNNNNNNNNNNNNNNNNNNNNNNNNNNNNNNNNNNNNNNNNNNNNNNNNNNNNNNNNNNNNNNNNNNNNNNNNNNNNNNNNNNNNNNCGATAATAAGGATGACTCATTGAAATGCGAGAAATGTTTCTGAATTCACCGGCCGCAAttgcatgtgcacaagggagtTTCTCCAAGTCAAACCTGCGACACGTACactttttatctttcaaattgACAACATGCAGAGATGTTCCACTTGTTACTTGTACTTGGTGTGCATCGATATCTTGGACAGTAAGTAACTTAGCATAGTCCACACGACCCTATAAAATAATTGTGACATTATATTAGAAACTTAGTTGTATAATATACAAACTTGCTAAGAAAGGATAGAAACGGTCAGACCTGGAGAATTTTCTCTACACCACGAGTCAAGTCTGTTGTCATNNNNNNNNNNNNNNNNNNNNNNNNNNNNNNNNNNNNNNNNNNNNNNNNNNNNNNNNNNNNNNNNNNNNNNNNNNNNNNNNNNNNNNNNNNNNNNNNNNNNACAccgttctctttctctcttataaCCAACACGCCACCTAGTGGGCCTCGAGGCCTGTTCGGGAAGGCAAGTCCCACCATTATCACGATCAAATCGTGGGGATAtggggaatattcagtttcccAAAATTGATCGCTTGAAGGTCAAAAGTCTCCCGAACTATTCAGCTCGggagacttggggggcaactgttgtacccacgatctaccatctcgggcaataggcaAGAGGGCCTAAGTCAGGCTTGCCTAATGGGCCGAGGAGGTGTTattgatcggcccatcaggcccggagaaaggaaggGAGCACGGAGACGTTCCGTGCTCGacagctcgcagctcgggcccggtcaaagattcccgcatttaAGAGGGTTAATTAGGCTGCGCGGATCGCGCACTATTAATTCCGTATTAATTGAGTAGTAAAtgggtcggtataaatatgtaagggggagGTCATTTGTAAAGGCCCCNNNNNNNNNNNNNNNNNNNNNNNNNNNNNNNNNNNNNNNNNNNNNNNNNNNNNNNNNNNNNNNNNNNNNNNNNNNNNNNNNNNNNNNNNNNNNNNNNNNNNNNNNNNNNNNNNNNNNNNNNNNNNNNNNNNNNNNNNNNNNNNNNNNNNNNNNNNNNNNNNNNNNNNNNNNNNNNNNNNNNNNNNNNNNNNNNNNNNNNNNNNNNNNNNNNNNNNNNNNNNNNNNNNNNNNNNNNNNNNNNNNNNNNNNNNNNNNNNNNNNNNNNNNNNNNNNNNNNNNNNNNNNNNNNNNNNNNNNNNNNNNNNNNNNNNNNNNNNNNNNNNNNNNNNNNNNNNNNNNNNNNNNNNNNNNNNNNNNNNNNNNNNNNNNNNNNNNNNNNNNNNNNNNNNNNNNNNNNNNNNNNNNNNNNNNtgttgtacccacgatctaccatctcgggcaataggcaAGAGGGCCTAAGTCAGGCTTGCCTAATGGGCCGAGGAGGTGTTattgatcggcccatcaggcccggagaaaggaaggGAGCACGGAGACGTTCCGTGCTCGacagctcgcagctcgggcccggtcaaagattcccgcatttaAGAGGGTTAATTAGGCTGCGCGGATCGCGCACTATTAATTCCGTATTAATTGAGTAGTAAAtgggtcggtataaatatgtaagggggagGTCATTTGTAAAGGCCCCCgagattttttttccagaaaaaggcaatacaaattcaaattctaaaactattattattttagttcgGAACTGTTTACGGCGACAAGCTCCTCCACAATtaaaatcacttcggaaggagaagcatATTCTCTGTTCTCacagtgatgttcattgtttagggatagattgcttgtggcatgttaaacactctgtagactaggatactccaccgacatcaattactcacatccttaggacttttatctttctgatttttattacattcccgaGACTATTTCGTTCTTCGTTTTCTtgtagttcatgcttagactcgtttaagTTTCTATTCATTtccgcttcttgtcatacaatctcgtttctagttctgtaactcatttttgttttgcattttgaccattctaggattgttagacaaacactcttcttgaattggcttgacttgtgattgcttgattgcatcttgattgttagcaacatctcatttggattgacaccttaagtactacaacacataaggttaattgaacctactaggataagacaaaaaaatcctagtatcatcTAACATCACacagcagattaaagagttctttagcttagataagccatggtcctgcacttacctttgccaagacgaatctgaacctaaacacaagaagaaaacgcctctaggaagctcctagaacgttctaagcctcagatctcccaAGAAACGCCACAAACCTCCACGAATCTCCCAAAAACGCTCAAGAACTCTCACAaagttttttctctctttctatttctcaaaaacggccaccaccaaacgaatgagacaaaaatcgtgttaagggtttttccttcacccaaaacgcagcgtttgacttaagtcaataCGCAGGAACttgaccttgcatcgaccgatgcacactatgcatcaaccgatgcaactCCAAAACCGgaatttcggttcacggatgttacacacAGTTACTGTCAATAGACCGAGGCATGCCATGGTGACGGATGATAGTGTCGACAAACTTTGTAGCCACCATTTTAGCAGTGTACGGGTGTGCCAACGCGACCAGGTGAGCGGATTTGGACAACCGGTCAACCACCACCACGATCGACGTATGACCATTGGAGCGTGGAAGTCCGTCGACGAAATCCATCGAGACGTCCTAACAAATTCGATCCGGTACAAGTAGCGGTTGGAGTAGTCCCGCCAGTGCTAGGGACGACGACTTAGCACGCTGACAGATATCACACTCCGCCACATGTTGCTTCACTGTCTGGTGCATTAACGGCCAATAAAACTACCGTGCCAATCGCTTATATGTGCGGAGTACCCCGGAGTGACCTCCCATGGGGGTGTCATGGTGCTCCCATAGTAGTTGAGCAACCAAAGGAGAAGATGGTGGCACCACCACCCAATTTTTGTAACACAACATCCCATTACGCCATGAGTAAGGATTGCCAGGAGCAGAGCTAGCTAACCTTGCAATCTTCTGCATGTAAACATCCTCTTTGGCCAGTTTGCGGATATCATGCTAGAGACTTGTTTGTTGGATAAAAACCCTGTTTAACTCTAGACTACCCGTAACCCGGGAAAATGCGTCAGCAGCTACGTTCGCCTTGCCAGGTTTGTAAGTGATCTCACAGTCGTACCCGACCATTTTTTCCATCCATTTCTCTTGTTCCGGTGTCAAAATATGTTGCTCCAAAAAGTACCGTAGAATACTCTGGTCGGTTTGTATGATAAAGTGCCGCCCCAAGAGATAGGGCCTCCATGTCCGAATCGCAATAACTATCACTGGCATCTCCTGCGCGTACATGGACCAAGAACGCTTAGCCACCCCTAAGACTTGACTCATGTAAGCTATTGGTCTATCCGCTTGGGACAAAACAACACCACTTCCCTCACCCGATGCATCTGCCTGGATCAAAAATGGCCTCGAGAAATCAGGCAACGCCAACGTAGGTGTCGTGGTCAAGGCTACTTTTAAAGCCGAGAATGCCTCCTCCGCCTCAACACTCCACGCAAAACAACCCTTACGAAGCAAATTTGTGAGAGGACGTGCCACAAGGCCATAATCCTTGACAAAATTACGGTAATACCCCGTCAAGCCAAGGAATCTGCGAAGCTCCGTGATTGTCCTGGGTACTGGCCAATCCAGCATAGCCTGTACCTTAGCTCTATCAACTTTTACACCATCAGCAGAGATAATGTGCCCAAGATATTCCAGTTCCCGTTGACCAAAGTTACACTTTTTAAGCTTTACCGCCAGCTGTGACCGCCGGAGAATCAAAAAAATATGCTCAACATGCTCAAGATGCATCTCCCAAGTAGAACTATAGACAAGAATGTCATAAAAGAATACCAGCACAAAGCGACGAAGAAATGGTCTGAAGATATCGTTCATTAAAGCATGAAATGTAGATGGAGAATTGCACAGACCGAATGACATCACCATGTATTCGTAATGTCCATTATGCGTACGGAACACAATTTTTGGGATATCCTCCAGGTGAATTCTTAGCTGGTAATACCCTGCAGTAAGATCTAGTTTGgtaaagaaaaccaaatcatGGAGTTCATCCAACATGTCAGTTGGAATCGGGAATCTGTCCTTGATGGTAACCAAGTTGAGAGCTCGATAATCCGTACAAAACCACCAAgtcccatctttcttcttcacaagtAGGACCGGTGATGAGTACGGACTGTAACTAGTGAGAATAATACCAGCTTGCAACATGTCATTCACTTGCCTCTCGATTTCTTCCTTTTGGAAGTGCACGTAGCGATAGGGCCGGACATTCAATGGGTCCGTGCCTTCTGGCAACGGTATACAGTGCTCAATGTTCCTATGGGAAGAAGTGTCGTTGGGGCACGAAATAAGTCATCATAGTCCTGTATGAGAGGCTGCATCTCAGGCAGTATCCCCAATTATTTCCATAACGCTTGACCAATCTGAATAGCAAACAGAGCCTGACCCTGTCGAGCTTCCTTTTCTACTTCCTACGAAGTAGCCTCCTGTAGACGCGCTTGAACCCCTTGTAAATTACGCATGGACCCTTCCCATTCAAATTCCATAGTCTGTGCAGACCAGTCACACACGATTGGTCCCAAGCTACGAAGCCACTGAACTCCTAGGACCACGTCCAACCCGACCAATGGTAAGACGTACACTGTCATTGTGAAATCAACTTCTCCAAGACGTACTACTACGACTTCAAAATTCCCTTTGCACTATAATGTCTTCCCATCCGCGACCTTGAACGAAAAAGGCTTCACCGCAGTAATTGCAACTCTCAAGTCGCACGCGGTTCTCTCACTAATGAAATTGTGGGTAGACCCACTATCCACTAGAGCCGTTACTGTCTTCTTACCAATTCGAGCCTGGAGTCGCATTGTTTGTGGTGCACTCCACCCTGTCAATGTATAACTAGTAATCTCATGTTCTCCCTCTTCCTGCTCTTCCCCATTAGTGTCCTCTgcctctccatcttcttcaccctCCATGATGAACACCTGAGGTTGTTTACACTTATGGAGAGGAATATATTTCTCGTCACAACTAAAACATAAGCCTAGActcctctttttctttagttCTTTCCAGCTGAGTTTCTTAGGTGATGGTACCGGCTCCACCTCTCTTGTCGTACTGAACTTGTTGGTTGGTGTACTGGTTCCCGATCGATATGTGGTACGAaagtttcctttctttttctggCGTTGCATCTGTTCATCTTTGAGACGGGCTAGATACAATACTTCTTTCAGCGTTTTAGGTCGAAACATCCTTACACTGTCCGCGATCGTTGGGTTCAACCCTCCCACATAAGTTCCGATTAGTGCCTTTTGGGTCCATCCTTCAACTTTGTTCTGCAATCCCTCGAAATCCCGTTGATACTCATGAAGAGTTCATGTTTGTCGTATTTTTGACAAGGCCTCATCGAAATCTTCACCGTCAGTCAGTCCAAAGCAAACCCATAATTTTTCTTCAAACACAGCCCATGCGATCTGAATTCCATCTTCTCGCAGAGCCTTGGCCGTGGCCTGCCACCATTCATTAGCCTCATCTTCGAAGTGATATGCAGCAAACTGAACCTTCTGGTAGACTGGTGTGTTATTGTATTCGAAGTATTATTTGGTCTTGCTCAACCACGCATTCGGATCTCCTCCTTTGAAGCGAGGGAAATCAAGCTTCACTGTTCGCGCTGGAGCGTTCTGATTGACGTTGTCTCCTTGGGCTAACAGCTGCTGCTTGTCCCTGGTTCGTAGAGTTGATCGTGTAGCACTGTTGTCCCCTTCTCGTCCCGTGGTAAGTGTATCTGCTAAGCGGTTTAATGAATCTTCTAATATCTGGAATCTGTTGTTCATGTCCTTGTTGAGCTTCTGAATATCCTCTCGCAGTTCCGTGACATTAGCTTCCAAGTCTTCGATTCTTTCTTTGTTAGTTCCTGCCATGTTTGACACAACCAGTAGTTGTCCGGATCAAACGTTTGACGATAATAGGTTTGCTTTTGACATCACAAGTGGTCCGGATCAAAAGCAGAATgctagctctgataccaattgttaaGGTCCCAATCAGAATAGTAAAGAACACAAGACACTAAGGTTTTTAATAGGTAGTTATGACTACCTTctatggttatttttttttcatttttttttttttcaacctaaacattaataaaatagaaCTCCTaagttggttgcccaaactggaggaaaGTTCTTTACAAAGGTCGTTGCCGACGCTAACAAACGAGAAGAATGAGCTAAACAATCAGCCTTCACATTTACCGTCCTTGGGATCTTGGAAAGGGTGAAATGAGGAAATGAAGCACTAAGCACCTGGAACTCGTCAAGCAGCGCTGAGAAAGCCGGCCACTCCTCTGGATCTTGCACCATTGAAATTAACTCTGCAGAGTCCGTCTCGAATCTTTGACAAACAATACCTCTGGAAAGAATACACTCCATTGCCCATAATAATGCTTCCATCTCCGAATGAAGTGGGGACACACTACGATGCTGATATCTGGCACCCAAAAAGAATGTTTGATTCTCCCCATCACCACACCACCATCCTAGACCAGAGTTTTGTTCTGTAGATTTCCACGAACCATCGACTTGACACCGAACTGTCGTCTCCGGAATTTTCACAGGTTCCGACACACTAGACACACTCCTTGCGGCCATTTGGGCTTCCTCCCACCACAATTGCTCTCGTAAAGCCTGATTAATAATATCTATTGGCTCTGATTGTAACCCTTGGAAAACTTTgttattcctatccttccataTGAACCAAACTAGCCACGGTAATGGACTATGTGTTACTCCTAGAGCCATAGGGCCTAACCCTTTCCCATATATAAAATCTTGATTAGAATAAATCGAACCCAAGGGGAACTTATCCCTGTGTAATCCATCAAAAACCCTCTCCCACACCTGAGTGGAACGAGGGCACTCAAAGAAGGTATGATTAATAGATTCTTCTGCTATCTCACAACGCTTGCATACCGTATCACAATGTACACCCCGAGAAGCTAATCGCACCATCACCGGAAGAGAGGCAGAAAcgatctgccagaaaaaatgtttaatttttggtggtACCGGAAGGTACCAAGCCTGAGCCATCAGGACATTACAGTTAGGACCAACTATCACTTCCGCCTTCATATCTTGAGCTACCTTATAACCTGACTTAACCGAATAACGACCAGATTTTGTATGCCACACCAAGTGATCAGGTTTTAAAGATTTGCTGATAGGCATACTCCTAATAATTTGAATGTCCTCCTGATCCATATACTCCTGAAGGATAGGTAAATGCCACTCTTTAGTCCGTGGATTAATCAAATGATTGACCATTAGATTTGGATGAAGTTGTCGTCCCCTACCGTTTGCAGGTCGAGGATGCTGATAAGGAATCCATGGGTCACGCCAAACCGAAATATTAGACCGTGACCCAACCAACCAACGAGCCCCTTTTTTCACTAAGCTTTTTGTCGAAAAGATACTCCTCCACCCAAAGGATGGTGAGTAAGGTTTTTTGCCATTAACGGGtgtttatttctaaaataacgACCTCTAAACACTTGAGCAAATAGAGAATTTGGAAACTGTATTAGACGCCAATACTGCTTAGCCAGTAAAGCATCATTAAAAGTCTCTAAATCCCGAAATCCCAAGCCACCTTCTGATTTATCTctacacattttatcccaagccACCCAGTGTAGCCCCCGATCTTTCCCATCagagctccaccagaaattttaaattgcaCTCGTCAATTTGGTCGTTAATCCTTGGGGGAGTTTGAAACAGGACATAACATGTGTCGAAGAGCCAAAGCCACCGACTTCAGTAAGACTTCCTTCCCCCCCTTGGATAAAAACTTGGCATTCCAACCATTCACTCGGTCATTCAACCTATCTCGAACATAACTAAAGACTTGTACTCGTGATCCTCCGAGACTTTCTGGGATTCCCAAGTAGGACCCATACCCCCTTCCTTGCAGATTTTAATGACAGATTTAACCTTATCCTTGACTTCCGACACcacttttttaccaaacattATAGATGACTTGTCCAAATTAACCTCCTGCCCGGAAGCTTTACCATAATTGCCTATAATATTCATGACCGTTGAACATTGTTCTTCTTCCGCTTTACAGAAGAATaaactatcatccgcaaaaAGCAAATGAGAAATAGGGGGTGAGTCACGGGAAACCTTAATACCCGTTATTTTCCCTTCCCTCTCTGCCTTTTTGATATTAGCTATCAAAACCTCAGTACAAAGAATAAATAAGTAAGGggataaaggatccccctgtCGCAATCCCCGATTTGGCAAAATGGAGCCACAAGGTTGGCCATTAAGCAGCACTTGATAGGACACCGAGCTCACACACCACAATATCCAAGAAATCCATTTTGAATCAAAACCTAACCTAATTAGAACCGCTTTCAAAAAATCCCATTCGACACGATCataggccttactcatatccgttttgaagGCCAAAAAATCCAAACTACACATCCTATTGGTCTGTAAACCGTGAAACATCTCTTGGGCCACTAGAATATTATCTGTGATTAAGCGGCCAGGAACAAAAGCCGATTGTGTTTCAGAAATAAGTGAGGGCAAAATCCTCCTTAACCGgaaacataatatttttgaaattatcttataactcacattacacaaactaataggCTTAAATTCTGCCATCCTTTTTGGTGTTTCAACCTTTGGGATCaaacaaatattagtttcattaattttggGATCAAACTTACCAGTCCGAAAGAACTCCCTCACCAAAGCAACCAAATCCCCTTTAAGATGAGGCCAAAACCTCTGAAAGAAAAGTGCTGTCATTCCGTCCGGTCCCGGGGTTTTCTCCGGGTGCATTGCGGAAAGAGCCTTTCGAACTTCCAACTCGGAAACATCCTTAATTAACTCCCTATTCATATGCTCAGTAACAAAAGGTTTGACCGCTTCTACCATCTCCGAAATACCCCCAACATCCGATTGAGTAAAAAGTGACTTAAAATAATCAGAAGCAATCCTTTCCATACCCTGACTCGATTCATCCCAAACATCTTGTTGATCAAACAAACCTACAATCTTATTCCTAACCCTCCTTTGTTTAGTAGAAGCATGAAAGAAGCTAGTATTCTTGTCACCGACCCGCAACCAGAACTTTCGGCTTTTCTGTTGCCAATACAATTCCTCATCATAATAGGCATCCTTGAGCTTTTTCTCTAGAATGTGAATTTCCGATTGCGAAaaagaatcatattttttaGCATCCTCTAGAGCCGTCTTAAGTGAAGATATAAGAGTTTTACTATTCGGGACATTCTGTTTTCTCCACCAGGAAATAGAATTTCGACAATTTCTGATTTTATCCACAAACCCTGGGATTCTAAAATTTCTTGTCCGATTCCACCCCATTTCCACGGCCCCAGAAAACCCTTCTTTACCCATCCATCGCTTGTCAAAACGAAACTGACGAAACCTTCGTCCCCCAAATAATTCACAAGAAGCTATAATAGGCCGATGATCAGACCCAATCATCTCTAAGTAATCCACTCGCGAACAAGGAAAGAGTGAATGCCAATCTTCATTCCCTAGAGCGCGATCCAATCTACAACGGACTACCTGATTATTACAACGATTACCTCGCCACGAAAGAAAATCCCCATAACATGGGAATTCTAACATACCACACTCACGGATCATAGAATTAAAAGGAACAAAAGAGGAAACCGGTCTTATCGCACCACCCGATTTTTCGTGATTACCCATAAGTTCATTGAAATCACCAATCATAAACCAAGGATCCTGCCGGAGAGAACCAATTTGAATGAGTTTGTCCCAAACCTCCTGTCTAGCTCCAGGCACAGGATCACCatacacaaaagaaagaaataaaacttgAGAACCCAACAAAGCTTTAACATCCACTATCCGATCAGATGCATAAA from the Camelina sativa cultivar DH55 chromosome 12, Cs, whole genome shotgun sequence genome contains:
- the LOC104734079 gene encoding uncharacterized protein LOC104734079; this translates as MDQEDIQIIRSMPISKSLKPDHLVWHTKSGRYSVKSGYKVAQDMKAEVIVGPNCNVLMAQAWYLPVPPKIKHFFWQIVSASLPVMVRLASRGVHCDTVCKRCEIAEESINHTFFECPRSTQVWERVFDGLHRDKFPLGSIYSNQDFIYGKGLGPMALGVTHSPLPWLVWFIWKDRNNKVFQGLQSEPIDIINQALREQLWWEEAQMAARSVSSVSEPVKIPETTVRCQVDGSWKSTEQNSGLGWWCGDGENQTFFLGARYQHRSVSPLHSEMEALLWAMECILSRGIVCQRFETDSAELISMVQDPEEWPAFSALLDEFQVLSASFPHFTLSKIPRTVNVKADCLAHSSRTNKERIEDLEANVTELREDIQKLNKDMNNRFQILEDSLNRLADTLTTGREGDNSATRSTLRTRDKQQLLAQGDNVNQNAPARTVKLDFPRFKGGDPNAWLSKTK
- the LOC104734080 gene encoding uncharacterized protein LOC104734080, translating into MGWGLSRNRRLKREDLELELSGHCGGLAIFYNNNIKLDFLYASDRIVDVKALLGSQVLFLSFVYGDPVPGARQEVWDKLIQIGSLRQDPWFMIGDFNELMGNHEKSGGAIRPVSSFVPFNSMIRECGMLEFPCYGDFLSWRGNRCNNQVVRCRLDRALGNEDWHSLFPCSRVDYLEMIGSDHRPIIASCELFGGRRFRQFRFDKRWMGKEGFSGAVEMGWNRTRNFRIPGFVDKIRNCRNSISWWRKQNVPNSKTLISSLKTALEDAKKYDSFSQSEIHILEKKLKDAYYDEELYWQQKSRKFWLRVGDKNTSFFHASTKQRRVRNKIVGLFDQQDVWDESSQGMERIASDYFKSLFTQSDVGGISEMVEAVKPFVTEHMNRELIKDVSELEVRKALSAMHPEKTPGPDGMTALFFQRFWPHLKGDLVALVREFFRTANIKKAEREGKITGIKVSRDSPPISHLLFADDSLFFCKAEEEQCSTVMNIIGNYGKASGQEVNLDKSSIMFGKKVVSEVKDKVKSVIKICKEGGMGPTWESQKVSEDHEYKSLVMFEIG